A stretch of the Coffea eugenioides isolate CCC68of unplaced genomic scaffold, Ceug_1.0 ScVebR1_605;HRSCAF=1310, whole genome shotgun sequence genome encodes the following:
- the LOC113758619 gene encoding 2-oxoglutarate-dependent dioxygenase AOP2-like gives METNNPQVCNSQTQKSKTIPVIYFTTENLNLGTSSWLSTCKAVREALEEFSCFIAVYDKAESECKIDVFASLKEFFNLPMETKLLNVHPDKNAFGYFGPKPDFPLLEAISIEDSTTIEAVQRFANLAWPSGNDHFCETICACTRQLSEVNRMVSKMIFESYGVGRYSDSHIESTSYLFRANAYRVPQEKEPNLGISPHTDTSFVSVLKQDSVQGLQVQSKDGTWIPVDFPPSSFAIMAGDAMLAWSNGRVRPCFHRVMVTEKARTSIGLFSFHTGIVQVPKELVDDNYPSQFTSFDHWGLLKFRSKNPALSSSERVKAYCGRKDI, from the exons ATGGAGACCAACAACCCTCAAGTCTGCAACTCCCAAACGCAGAAAagcaaaacaattccagtcataTATTTCACCACAGAAAACCTAAATCTTGGCACAAGTTCTTGGCTCTCTACTTGCAAAGCTGTGAGGGAAGCGTTGGAGGAGTTTAGCTGTTTCATTGCAGTTTATGACAAGGCTGAATCTGAGTGCAAAATTGATGTTTTTGCATCGCTGAAGGAGTTCTTTAATCTTCCCATGGAGACAAAATTGCTTAACGTTCACCCTGATAAGAATGCATTTGGTTATTTTGGACCAAAACCTGATTTCCCTCTTCTTGAAGCCATCTCTATTGAAGATTCAACAACTATTGAAGCGGTTCAAAGATTTGCCAATCTCGCCTGGCCATCTGGAAATGATCATTTTTG TGAAACAATATGCGCCTGCACAAGACAACTATCAGAGGTGAACAGGATGGTGAGCAAAATGATCTTTGAAAGCTATGGTGTTGGTAGGTACAGTGATTCTCACATAGAATCAACATCTTATCTCTTCAGAGCCAATGCTTATAGAGTTCCCCAAGAGAAGGAGCCAAATCTTGGAATCTCTCCTCATACTGACACAAGTTTTGTGAGCGTTCTTAAGCAAGATAGTGTACAAGGGTTGCAGGTTCAATCAAAAGATGGTACATGGATTCCTGTTGATTTCCCACCATCTTCCTTTGCAATCATGGCAGGTGATGCCATGCTG GCATGGAGCAATGGCAGAGTACGACCTTGTTTCCACAGAGTTATGGTGACAGAGAAAGCAAGAACCTCTATTGGGTTGTTCTCCTTCCACACTGGAATTGTTCAAGTACCAAAAGAGCTTGTTGATGACAACTACCCATCACAATTTACTTCTTTTGATCATTGGGGCTTATTAAAATTCCGTTCGAAAAATCCGGCTTTATCTTCTAGTGAAAGAGTGAAAGCCTATTGTGGTAGAAAGGATATATGA